The following proteins come from a genomic window of Elusimicrobiota bacterium:
- a CDS encoding response regulator: MDDSAELKLWYRRVLPDKRHAVELALERWRNRAEGAEAEIRRLAHLLTGSGASYGFPQISQHAQAVERAASETLGARTEDLLRVMASVLTGDERSGVLIVDDDADVTALLAAKLGSTGRAVTVAHTALEAEHRLKEHPPALILLDLVLPDIDGRRLLSKWKGLPETASIPVLVLSAWASGPVRQECLSLGADACFSKPLELEALAREVEKRLRPGEGSPAGFERDLSTGLPNRAGFLKLFRRAELLLPGPQRVISVGLMEVDTLAVIRASQGDGAAEDILAWAAKAVGRAIQPMGVLTRWEGDRLAALFPSVATDTAILTLERALGALSTERYPLPQGSTTRVTFSAGVTEAEEGVTVEVLLSRATEALAEARAQGAGRIALHRKGVGRTRKTIMVVDDDELVIALVRHRLEREGFLVAPFMDGAAALAAASDTNPDLMILDVKMPAMDGFELLERLRAVPAFEKTPILMLTSMGGENDVVRGLALGADDYILKPFSPVELVARVHRHMKSK; this comes from the coding sequence GTGGATGACAGCGCCGAACTGAAACTCTGGTACCGCCGGGTTCTGCCCGACAAGCGGCACGCCGTGGAACTGGCACTTGAACGCTGGCGCAACCGCGCGGAAGGGGCGGAGGCCGAGATCCGGCGGCTGGCCCACCTGCTCACGGGCTCCGGGGCCTCCTACGGTTTCCCGCAAATTTCGCAGCACGCCCAGGCGGTGGAACGCGCGGCGTCCGAGACTCTCGGCGCCCGCACCGAGGATCTGCTGCGCGTCATGGCTTCGGTCTTGACGGGGGACGAACGTTCGGGCGTTTTGATTGTTGATGACGACGCCGACGTCACGGCCCTTTTGGCGGCCAAATTGGGCTCGACCGGCCGCGCGGTCACCGTGGCGCACACCGCCCTCGAGGCGGAACACCGCCTCAAAGAACACCCCCCGGCCTTGATCCTGCTGGACTTGGTATTGCCGGATATCGACGGGCGTCGTTTGTTGTCCAAATGGAAAGGGCTCCCCGAGACGGCCTCGATCCCCGTGTTGGTTTTGAGCGCCTGGGCCAGCGGGCCCGTGCGCCAGGAATGCCTGTCTTTAGGGGCCGACGCCTGCTTTTCCAAACCCCTGGAACTCGAGGCCCTGGCGCGGGAAGTGGAAAAACGTTTGCGCCCCGGGGAGGGGTCCCCCGCCGGGTTTGAGCGTGACCTTTCAACCGGGCTCCCCAATCGCGCGGGTTTTCTCAAGCTTTTCCGCCGCGCGGAATTGCTTTTGCCGGGCCCGCAGCGGGTCATAAGCGTCGGACTGATGGAAGTGGACACCCTGGCCGTGATCCGCGCGTCCCAGGGAGACGGGGCCGCCGAAGACATTTTGGCCTGGGCGGCCAAGGCCGTGGGGCGCGCCATTCAACCCATGGGCGTGCTGACCCGTTGGGAAGGGGATCGGCTGGCGGCGCTTTTTCCATCGGTGGCCACCGACACGGCGATCCTGACCCTGGAACGCGCCCTGGGCGCCCTGTCCACGGAACGGTACCCGCTTCCCCAGGGCTCCACCACGCGGGTCACCTTTTCCGCGGGGGTGACGGAGGCCGAGGAGGGCGTCACGGTGGAGGTCCTGCTTTCGCGCGCAACGGAGGCCCTCGCCGAGGCCCGGGCCCAGGGGGCGGGACGAATCGCCCTGCACCGCAAGGGCGTCGGCCGAACCCGAAAAACGATCATGGTCGTCGACGACGACGAACTGGTCATCGCCCTGGTGCGTCACCGTCTGGAGCGGGAAGGGTTTCTCGTCGCCCCCTTTATGGACGGCGCCGCCGCGTTGGCGGCGGCCTCCGACACAAACCCCGATTTGATGATCTTGGACGTGAAAATGCCGGCGATGGACGGCTTTGAACTGCTGGAGCGCCTCCGCGCGGTTCCCGCTTTTGAAAAAACGCCGATTCTGATGTTGACCTCCATGGGGGGTGAAAACGATGTGGTCCGGGGCCTTGCCCTCGGGGCCGACGATTATATTCTAAAACCGTTTTCACCGGTGGAGCTCGTGGCGCGGGTTCACCGCCACATGAAATCCAAGTGA
- a CDS encoding CHASE domain-containing protein produces the protein MNLSSPDLPAPRLLGRVEQGLSLAKYLGCGLVTLTIFLTWGVHRWNARERRSEMARALNLGQNLLTESIRACENTALTTRAAFQTHDRLDAGLWSGYINALNLKPDGPINLGYAPFLRAAAPGSRPGGFSPRTPPPSGRREESAPLLFFTSHFGTQRVLSGYDSWADPDRRTAMEKARDSGGVAVTAPLPLKGGVGGVATRGVVFYAAVYRNGPAPSSVAERRKLLRGFIVVALAMPRLRETIKTRAGPLDFALWDTATPPPGSWLVGSPPVKIPGPEFSTTVPAADRSWLLVVTPSGKGDPWFRLPAVWVLVGGFLIAAVGGGLVIGNRRAHTDALQLARTLTLEMRQSVLFLDSVLHEMPSVVYVKDAEKLRFVHVNPAGERLLGISRWEMIGRRNHDCFLPEEADVFESHDRAVVASGRPSETDLEFVTTRMRKRRMLRVRRVPIKDAQGQFRYILCVVEDITEQKYLEAALRQAKNEADAANKAKSVFLAQMSHELRTPLNSVIGFANLLLKNKKENLGPEDLVRLQKIQGNGLHLLELINSILDLSRVEAGRMPVNNAAVDLGRLVTETVEQLRGGLPEGGPVVLRSDLPGPTTPLQTDPGKLKQVLINLIGNAMKFTPQGSVTVRVRAGADGAPSALEVADTGIGIPPDKVGRIFEAFQQVDNGTARKFGGTGLGLTVSRALVDLLGFRMELESEVDRGSVFRVVFQPGPSKPTEAPRG, from the coding sequence ATGAATCTTTCGTCTCCCGATCTCCCCGCCCCGCGGTTGTTGGGCCGCGTGGAACAAGGCTTGTCCTTGGCCAAATACCTGGGGTGCGGTCTTGTCACCTTGACCATTTTTCTGACCTGGGGGGTTCACCGCTGGAACGCGCGCGAGCGTCGCTCCGAAATGGCGCGCGCTTTGAACCTGGGGCAAAACCTTTTGACCGAATCGATTCGCGCCTGCGAAAACACCGCCTTGACGACCCGGGCCGCCTTCCAAACCCACGACCGGCTCGACGCGGGCCTTTGGTCGGGGTACATCAATGCCTTGAATTTGAAACCGGACGGCCCCATTAACTTGGGGTACGCCCCCTTCTTGAGGGCGGCCGCCCCCGGGTCCCGTCCCGGTGGCTTTTCCCCGCGGACGCCCCCCCCGTCAGGTCGACGAGAGGAATCCGCCCCGCTCCTTTTTTTTACCTCGCATTTCGGAACCCAGCGTGTTTTGTCGGGGTACGACAGCTGGGCGGATCCCGACCGGCGAACCGCCATGGAAAAAGCCCGGGATTCGGGGGGAGTGGCCGTCACCGCGCCCCTGCCCCTCAAAGGCGGCGTGGGCGGAGTCGCCACCCGGGGTGTCGTTTTTTACGCAGCGGTCTACCGGAACGGCCCCGCCCCGTCTTCAGTGGCCGAACGCCGGAAACTCCTGCGCGGTTTTATCGTTGTCGCGCTCGCCATGCCGCGATTGAGAGAGACCATAAAAACACGGGCGGGCCCCTTGGATTTTGCCTTGTGGGACACCGCGACACCTCCCCCGGGCAGTTGGCTCGTGGGATCGCCCCCCGTCAAAATCCCGGGCCCGGAATTCTCCACGACGGTCCCGGCCGCGGATCGCTCCTGGCTCTTGGTTGTAACCCCATCGGGAAAGGGGGACCCCTGGTTCCGGTTGCCGGCCGTGTGGGTTCTGGTGGGCGGTTTTCTGATCGCGGCGGTGGGCGGGGGGCTGGTGATTGGAAACCGTCGGGCGCACACGGACGCCCTTCAATTGGCCCGGACATTGACGCTGGAAATGCGCCAGTCGGTCCTTTTCCTCGATTCCGTCCTCCACGAAATGCCGTCGGTCGTCTATGTTAAAGACGCGGAAAAACTCCGGTTCGTGCACGTCAACCCGGCGGGGGAACGCCTTTTGGGAATCTCCCGTTGGGAAATGATCGGCCGACGCAACCACGATTGTTTTCTCCCGGAAGAAGCCGACGTGTTTGAGTCGCACGATCGCGCGGTGGTGGCGTCGGGGCGCCCCAGCGAGACCGACCTGGAATTCGTGACGACCCGTATGCGGAAACGGAGAATGTTGCGTGTGCGCCGGGTGCCGATCAAAGACGCCCAGGGGCAATTCCGATATATTCTTTGCGTCGTTGAAGACATCACAGAACAAAAATACTTGGAAGCGGCCCTGCGCCAAGCGAAAAACGAGGCGGATGCCGCGAACAAGGCCAAAAGCGTCTTCCTGGCCCAAATGAGCCACGAACTGCGCACCCCTCTCAACTCGGTCATCGGATTCGCCAACCTGCTCCTGAAAAACAAAAAAGAGAACCTCGGTCCCGAAGACCTCGTCCGGCTTCAAAAGATCCAAGGAAACGGATTGCACCTTCTGGAATTGATCAACAGCATCCTGGACCTCTCGCGGGTCGAGGCCGGTCGCATGCCCGTTAACAACGCCGCGGTGGATTTGGGGCGGCTGGTCACGGAGACCGTCGAACAACTGAGGGGGGGGCTGCCCGAAGGGGGCCCGGTGGTTCTGCGTTCGGACTTGCCCGGGCCAACGACTCCCCTCCAAACGGACCCGGGGAAATTGAAACAAGTGCTCATCAACCTTATCGGCAACGCCATGAAGTTCACTCCGCAAGGGTCCGTGACGGTCCGCGTCCGCGCCGGGGCGGACGGCGCGCCGTCCGCGCTGGAGGTGGCCGACACCGGCATCGGGATACCGCCCGACAAGGTGGGCCGGATTTTCGAGGCGTTTCAGCAAGTCGATAACGGCACCGCGCGGAAATTCGGCGGCACGGGCCTGGGGCTGACGGTGTCGCGGGCCCTGGTCGACCTTTTGGGGTTTCGCATGGAACTGGAGAGCGAAGTCGATCGGGGTTCGGTGTTCCGTGTGGTGTTTCAACCCGGTCCCTCGAAGCCGACGGAGGCGCCGCGTGGATGA
- a CDS encoding response regulator has product MQSIAIIEDNEDNRLLLKGILEDFFRLVEFDEGAAAIAALPASPPDLLLLDISLPGMDGLAVLRALREFPQLKIVPAIALTAHAMDGDRERFLAAGFDDYVAKPIVDETLLLTAIQRGLARAQSGNKPPPPV; this is encoded by the coding sequence ATGCAATCCATCGCCATCATCGAAGACAACGAAGACAACCGTCTGCTGCTGAAAGGCATTCTGGAAGATTTCTTCCGCCTGGTGGAATTCGACGAAGGCGCGGCCGCGATCGCCGCCTTGCCCGCGTCCCCGCCGGACCTCCTCCTGCTCGACATTTCCCTGCCCGGCATGGACGGGTTGGCCGTGCTCCGCGCGCTGCGGGAGTTCCCCCAATTGAAAATCGTTCCCGCCATCGCCCTCACGGCCCACGCCATGGACGGCGATCGGGAACGGTTTTTGGCCGCCGGGTTCGACGACTACGTGGCGAAACCCATCGTCGATGAAACCCTGCTGTTGACCGCCATCCAACGCGGCCTGGCTCGCGCCCAAAGCGGAAACAAACCGCCCCCCCCCGTATGA
- a CDS encoding HAMP domain-containing protein: MTLRAKVTLFSFLFLAASGAVGAWCLINIRREEDAFNRSRLALNTHAAVTDIEYFLNRQSRALANYVLLGDEAEKLQLVQAQTRCRQRVEDWQKAVQAGNAVGDEIRIVQGLLKRVAGEAQTVLKGVDAGRRVEAMEAVEKTFGPVFDRALKDFHAVKGRTEDAKAETEAGMLDNLRRNHMNLLGGLIFLAVLGLTFLLWQYRATIGPVNALRRWADRMARGERNVPLGFWGQNELMDLAQSIGEMAIQLMRPRSLPVERRAAPAVAGPSEVGALVAAVAPAPAPSAVPPPAPVTAKTTPLGDKAKDNFEEAVDEFRDVLAQLAGQQPNKSRKLG; the protein is encoded by the coding sequence GTGACCCTCCGCGCGAAAGTCACGTTGTTCTCGTTTCTCTTCCTGGCCGCTTCCGGGGCGGTCGGGGCGTGGTGCCTCATAAACATTCGTCGCGAAGAGGACGCCTTCAACCGGAGCCGTCTCGCCCTCAACACCCACGCGGCGGTCACCGACATTGAATATTTCCTCAACCGCCAGAGCCGCGCCTTGGCCAATTATGTCCTGTTGGGGGACGAGGCCGAGAAGCTTCAACTGGTTCAGGCGCAAACCCGCTGCCGTCAGCGGGTCGAGGATTGGCAAAAGGCCGTCCAGGCGGGGAACGCCGTCGGCGATGAGATCCGCATCGTGCAGGGGTTGTTGAAACGGGTCGCCGGGGAGGCGCAAACCGTTTTAAAAGGCGTGGATGCCGGGCGGCGGGTGGAAGCGATGGAGGCGGTGGAAAAAACTTTTGGTCCGGTGTTTGATCGGGCGCTCAAGGATTTCCACGCGGTAAAAGGGCGCACGGAGGACGCCAAGGCCGAGACCGAAGCGGGCATGTTGGACAACCTGCGGCGGAACCACATGAACCTTTTGGGCGGGTTGATATTCTTGGCGGTTCTCGGCTTGACGTTCTTGTTGTGGCAGTACCGGGCGACCATCGGGCCGGTCAACGCCCTGCGGCGTTGGGCGGACCGGATGGCCCGGGGCGAGAGGAACGTGCCCCTGGGTTTCTGGGGGCAAAACGAATTGATGGATTTGGCCCAGAGCATCGGGGAAATGGCCATTCAACTGATGCGGCCCCGGAGCCTCCCTGTGGAAAGACGCGCGGCCCCCGCGGTGGCGGGGCCCTCGGAGGTGGGCGCCCTGGTCGCGGCGGTCGCCCCCGCCCCGGCGCCATCGGCGGTTCCGCCCCCGGCCCCGGTGACCGCCAAAACCACCCCGCTCGGTGACAAGGCCAAGGACAACTTCGAGGAAGCGGTTGACGAATTCCGCGACGTGCTGGCCCAGCTGGCCGGCCAACAACCCAACAAATCCCGCAAGCTCGGCTGA
- a CDS encoding DUF4340 domain-containing protein, with translation MPKWIRSLAAAAVAVAFVVGLSLWPRSNERPNTPPPPRDLNRVEIRRPEGAVVLEKTGDDWRVAAPVRAPAGEGLVMGVANALNELTLEAVLSDRAESHSLFEVDEASGTLLRVWGAGTDAPTEWWVGRTAPDTTRAYLRKPGDKRVYLARGLRRDFLYGEANRWREGRLLPLPAQTRARAIRLERGATRFALERSSTGWTVNGKPAHPLKAEGFENRLRYLTAEDFIDDADASVARRLGLDRPSAVLTVTLEDGSTHAIRFGRTEKDPIARTIARRDGDPTLYWVSGTPEALSATTELFRP, from the coding sequence GTGCCTAAATGGATTCGTTCCTTGGCGGCGGCCGCGGTGGCCGTGGCCTTTGTGGTCGGCTTGAGCCTTTGGCCGCGGTCGAACGAGCGGCCCAACACCCCACCCCCCCCCCGCGATCTCAACCGCGTCGAAATCCGTCGACCCGAAGGCGCGGTGGTGCTGGAGAAAACCGGGGACGACTGGCGGGTGGCCGCCCCGGTGCGGGCCCCGGCGGGGGAGGGCCTGGTGATGGGCGTCGCCAACGCCCTCAACGAACTTACGCTCGAAGCCGTCCTGAGCGACCGGGCCGAAAGCCACTCCCTTTTCGAGGTGGACGAGGCCAGCGGAACCCTGTTGCGGGTCTGGGGCGCCGGGACCGACGCCCCGACCGAATGGTGGGTGGGGCGGACCGCCCCGGACACGACCCGCGCCTATCTTCGAAAACCCGGGGACAAACGGGTCTATCTGGCGCGCGGCTTGCGGCGGGATTTTCTCTACGGGGAAGCCAACCGTTGGCGGGAAGGGCGACTGCTCCCCCTGCCGGCTCAAACACGCGCGCGGGCGATCCGGTTGGAGCGGGGGGCGACGCGGTTTGCCCTGGAGCGGTCGTCAACGGGGTGGACCGTGAACGGGAAACCCGCGCACCCCCTCAAAGCGGAAGGGTTCGAGAACCGGCTTCGTTATCTCACCGCCGAGGATTTCATCGACGATGCGGACGCGTCCGTCGCGCGCCGGTTGGGATTGGATCGACCTTCGGCGGTTCTGACCGTCACTCTGGAGGACGGATCCACCCACGCGATCCGTTTCGGCCGAACCGAAAAAGACCCCATCGCCCGGACCATCGCCCGGCGGGACGGGGACCCCACGTTGTATTGGGTTTCCGGCACCCCGGAAGCCCTGTCGGCCACCACGGAACTTTTCCGGCCTTAA